Proteins encoded within one genomic window of Oncorhynchus masou masou isolate Uvic2021 chromosome 1, UVic_Omas_1.1, whole genome shotgun sequence:
- the LOC135547356 gene encoding zinc finger protein 507-like → MEDSSGVAILVPHSRGQQESVFIPERVETPPGTLMEPRDDDQGQQQKQAADSLIEVIEKLSKIVEKRPRRFTLAGKKRALMSCASVRVPEIREGSGGSSSCKRARELEEEVKDQKIQPDNSAPAGSSRTITCYQCSLCRFLSPTLSLLKEHLRQHDEQHSDLILMCSECRFTSSHQEELEAHVRLHFDCSNSNKNPVSSQQASEGNEGLGMGGSVEEAVFKTAMDCAEEIPAKKKWYSYEEYGIYRCLICSYVCGQQRMLKTHAWKHAGLVDCSYPIFEDEAVAPAPPVVPPAEEAIVVLTPVPEKSHNLNKMSTFQIDLCAPVAECGNEAVTEPITEESPVEGPYPSKDPVTEEPMLEVQVTTETEVEPMQDCCHITSTTDSLLSSAQKIISCSPNSADHVNVIVERLPCAEEPVATQPLPILPSPEVGRDKSLLAAEEAGHVETQPVFVDKDGQQEVLIGWSNSERQQTTTDPPHDENAPPARRRTHSESLRLHSLAAEALVTMPMRTAEHIRSIVGQGSQSPDTGQWLLEMATAAAVAADRAPAAVEELTGMGSVGAALVDLELQGSREDGLAEGPAKAGISLSLLTVIERLKERSDQNATDEDILKELQDNAQSQHAGEVSACGGGDPGNPGGGLVDYIPGSERPYHCRLCRYSSGNKGYIKQHLRVHRQRQPYQCPICEHIALDSKDLESHMINHCKTRMYHCKECTEAFYYKSQLRNHETDQHGLGDTGAILTPVTETTATAEGSVKMTDDDSISSQKVYKCDVCDYTSSTYVGVRNHRRIHNSDKPYRCCSCDFATTNMNSLKSHMRRHPQEHQAVQLLEQYRCSLCGYVCSHPPSLKSHMWKHAGDQNYNYEQVNKAINEAISQSGRSPSAPQKVPAVGEAVAEQSGVVQGGKEDPAPLAGIPVDSVGAGSGASTELIQWSSREPAPQSETPQHSPLGMEGVQSRAGMEYCVLLFCCCICGFESTSKERLMEHMKEHEGDIISIILNKEQQQGAAQPAEGSTAQ, encoded by the exons CGTCAGAGTCCCAGAGATCAGGGAGGGCAGTGGTGGGTCCTCCTCCTGCAAGAGAGCCCGGGAGTTGGAGGAAGAGGTGAAAGATCAGAAAAtccagccagacaacagtgcaCCCGCTGGCAGCAGTAGGaccatcacctgttaccagtgcAGCCTGTGTCGGTTCCTGTCCCCGACCTTGAGCCTGCTGAAGGAGCACCTGCGGCAGCACGATGAGCAGCACAGTGACCTCATCCTCATGTGTTCTGAGTGTCGCTTCACCTCCAGCCACCAAGAGGAGCTAGAGGCCCATGTCAGGCTCCACTTTGACTGCAGCAACTCTAACAAGAACCCTGTATCCAGCCAGCAGGCCAGCGAGGGAAATGAGGGGTTAGGGATGGGGGGTAGTGTGGAGGAGGCTGTGTTCAAAACTGCCATGGACTGTGCTGAGGAGATCCCTGCTAAGAAGAAGTGGTACAGCTATGAGGAGTATGGGATATACCGCTGCCTGATCTGCAGCTATGTGTGTGGACAGCAGCGAATGTTAAAGACCCATGCATGGAAGCACGCAGGTCTGGTGGACTGCTCTTACCCTATCTTTGAGGACGAGGCAGTGGCACCAGCACCTCCTGTAGTTCCTCCTGCAGAAGAAGCCATAGTAGTCCTCACCCCGGTCCCAGAGAAATCTCATAACCTCAACAAGATGTCCACATTCCAGATCGACCTCTGTGCCCCTGTGGCGGAATGTGGGAATGAGGCTGTGACAGAACCGATCACAGAGGAGAGCCCAGTGGAGGGGCCATATCCCTCTAAAGACCCTGTCACTGAGGAACCAATGTTGGAGGTACAGGTGACCACAGAGACTGAGGTGGAACCTATGCAGGACTGTTGTCATATTACCAGTACAACAGACAGCCTCCTGTCGTCAGCCCAGAAGATCATCAGCTGCAGCCCCAACAGTGCAGACCATGTCAATGTCATAGTGGAACGACTGCCCTGTGCAGAGGAACCTGTGGCCACCCAGCCCCTCCCCATCCTTCCCAGCCCAGAGGTGGGCAGAGACAAGAGCCTGCTGGCTGCAGAGGAGGCGGGCCATGTGGAGACCCAGCCAGTGTTTGTTGACAAGGACGGGCAGCAGGAGGTTTTGATTGGCTGGAGCAACAGTGAGAGGCAGCAGACCACCACGGACCCTCCACATGACGAGAACGCTCCCCCAGCCCGCAGGAGGACCCACTCTGAGTCTCTGAGGCTTCACTCCCTGGCCGCTGAAGCCCTGGTGACCATGCCTATGAGGACAGCGGAGCACATCAGGAGCATCGTGGGTCAGGGCTCCCAGAGCCCTGACACGGGCCAGTGGCTCCTGGAGATGGCCACGGCTGCAGCAGTAGCAGCTGACAGAGCCCCTGCAGCAGTAGAGGAGCTGACCGGCATGGGCAGCGTGGGGGCAGCGCTGGTAGACCTGGAGTTGCAGGGGTCCAGAGAGGACGGGCTGGCCGAGGGCCCCGCCAAGGCTGGCATCAGCCTGTCCCTGCTGACGGTCATAGAGAGGCTAAAGGAGCGCTCGGACCAGAATGCCACGGACGAGGACATCCTGAAGGAGCTCCAGGACAACGCCCAGAGCCAGCACGCTGGGGAGGTCAGCGCCTGTGGAGGGGGGGACCCGGGTAACCCTGGTGGGGGTCTGGTGGACTACATCCCTGGCAGCGAGAGGCCCTACCACTGTCGCCTGTGTCGCTACAGTAGTGGGAACAAGGGCTACATCAAGCAGCACCTGCGAGTACACCGCCAGAGACAGCCCTACCAGTGTCCCATCTGTGAACACATTGCCCTGGACAGCAAAGATCTAGAGAGCCACATGATCAACCACTGCAAGACCAGGATGTACCACTGCAAGGAGTGTACTGAGGCCTTTTATTACAAA AGTCAGCTGAGGAACCACGAGACAGACCAGCACGGTTTGGGCGACACCGGCGCAATACTAACCCCTGTCACTGAAACCACGGCCACCGCGGAGGGATCTGTAAAGATGACAGACGATG ACTCCATCAGTTCGCAGAAGGTGTACAAATGTGACGTGTGTGATTACACCAGCTCCACTTACGTTGGAGTTCGCAACCACCGGAGGATCCATAACTCTGACAAGCCTTACAG GTGCTGCAGCTGTGACTTTGCCACGACCAACATGAACAGCCTGAAGAGCCACATGAGGAGACATCCCCAGGAGCACCAGGCTGTCCAGCTACTGGAGCAGTACAG GTGTTCACTGTGTGGCTATGTGTGCAGTCACCCTCCGTCCCTCAAGTCTCACATGTGGAAGCACGCTGGCGATCAGAACTACAACTACGAGCAGGTGAACAAAGCCATCAACGAGGCCATCTCCCAGAGCGGCCG TTCCCCCAGTGCCCCGCAGAAGGTTCCAGCAGTGGGGGAGGCAGTGGCAGAGCAGTCAGGTGTGGTGCAGGGTGGGAAGGAGGACCCAGCCCCTCTAGCAGGAATCCCTGTGGACAGTGTGGGAGCTGGCTCAGGGGCATCAACAGAGCTCATCCAGTGGTCCTCCAGAGAGCCTGCCCCCCAGAGTGAAACCCCCCAGCACAGCCCCCTCGGGATGGAGGGGGTCCAGTCCCGGGCCGGCATGGAGTATTGTGTGCTGCTGTTCTGCTGCTGTATCTGTGGCTTTGAGTCTACCAGCAAGGAGAGACTGATGGAGCACATGAAGGAACATGAGGGAGACATCATCAGCATCATCCTGAACAAGGAGCAGCAGCAGGGAGCAGCCCAACCAGCAGAGGGCAGCACAGCACAGTGA